The Pseudomonas alkylphenolica genomic sequence ACCATGATCGGCGTGGACCAACGCGGCGGTGAGGTCAGCGACTTCTGGCACGAACCGCTGCTGCTGGTAGCGGGCGCCGCCTGGTACGGGCTGCTCTCGGTGCTCTGGCAGGCACTGTTCTCCAACCAGCCGGTGCAGCAAAGCCTGGCGCGCCTGTTCCGCGAACTGGGCCGCTACCTGAAACTCAAGGCCACCCTGTTCGAACCGATCCGTCAGCTGGATGTGGAAGCCCGGCGCCTGGAACTGGCGCAGCAGAATGGCCGCGTGGTGGCCGCGCTCAATGCGGCCAAGGAAATCATCCTGCACCGAGTCGGCAATGGCCGGCCGGGCTCCAAGGTCAGCCGTTACCTGAAGCTGTACTTTCTCGCTCAGGATATCCACGAGCGCGCCAGCTCGTCGCATTACCCCTACAACGCCCTGACCGAAGCCTTCTTCCACAGCGACGTGCTGTTTCGCTGCCAGCGCCTGCTACGCCAGCAAGGCGTGGCCTGCCAGCAGTTGTCCGAGTCGATCCAGCTGCGCCAGCCGTTCATCTATGACAGCGGTTTTACCCAGGCCCTGGACGACCTGAATGCCTCCCTGGAACACCTGCGCATGCAGAGCAACCCGGCCTGGCGCGGGCTGCTGCGCTCGCTGCGGGCCCTGGCCGCCAACCTGGCAACCCTCGACCGTCTGCTCAGTGATGCAAGCAACCCCGACAACCTCGCCGATGCCAGCGACAGTAGCCTGCTCGACCGTTCACCGCGCAACCTGGCGGATGTCTGGAACCGCCTGCGTCAGCAACTGACCCCGACTTCACTGTTGTTCCGCCATGCCCTGCGCCTGCCGCTGGCACTGTCGATCGGTTACGGCATGGTCCACCTGATCCACCCGACCCAGGGATACTGGATCATCCTCACCACCCTGTTCGTCTGCCAGCCCAACTACGGTGCGACGCGGCGCAAGCTGGTGCAGCGGATCATCGGTACCGGCATCGGCCTGACGGTGGGCTGGGCGCTGTTCGACCTGTTTCCGAGCCCGATCATCCAGTCGCTGTTCGCCGTTGCCGCCGGGGTGGTGTTCTTCGTCAACCGCACCACTCGCTATACCCTGGCCACTGCGGCAATCACCCTGATGGTGCTGTTCTGCTTCAACCAGGTCGGCGATGGCTACGGGCTGTTCCTGCCACGTCTGTTCGATACCCTGGTCGGCAGCCTGATCGCGATTCTCGCGGTGTTCCTGTTCCTCCCCGACTGGCAGGGCCGACGGCTGAACAAAGTGCTGGCCAACACCCTGAGCTGCAACAGCACCTACCTGCGCCAGATCATGCAGCAGTATGCCCAAGGCAAGCGCGACGACCTGGCCTACCGCCTGGCCCGGCGCAATGCCCACAATGCCGACGCGGCGCTGTCGACCACCCTGGCCAACATGCTCATGGAGCCTGGGCATTTTCGTAAGGAGGCGGATGTCGGCTTTCGCTTTCTGGTGCTCTCGCACACCTTGCTCAGTTACCTGTCAGGTTTGGGCGCGCATCGTGAAACCACACTGCCGGCCGATGTTCACGAGCAGTTGATCGATGGTGCCGGGGCCAGCCTGGCCAACAGCCTGGATGAGATTGCCGAAGGTCTGGCCAGCAAGTTGCCGGTGGCTATCCACAGCGATGCTGAAGAAGCGTTGGCCATCGAACTTGAGCAGATGCCCGAAGAGCTGGAAGAAAACCAGCGTCTGGTGCAGACCCAACTGGCGTTGATCTGTCGTCAACTGGGCCCGCTGCGCACCCTGGCTGCACACCTGATCAAAGATGCGCCAGCCTGATCAGAATCCGTAGTGTTTGAGCAACCGCTGGTAGCTGCCATCGGCCTTCATCTCACCGATGGCCCGGTTGAAACCGGCAACGATCTGCTGATGCTCGGGAGCCTTCAGGCTCACCAGGATATGCAGGGTGTTTTCGCTGAGCGGCTTGTCGATGAACTCGACACTGTCACGTACCGAACGCGATTCGCGCTGCAGGAAGTAACGGGCGACGTATTCGTCCTCCAGGGTTAGTCCCACCCTGCCGGCGGCAAGCATGCGCACGGCGACCGAAAAATTGCGTACCGGAATCTTTTGCAGCTGTGCATCGGCGTCAAACGCGGGCGAATAGGCATAGTCCCTGACAACCGCCACAGGATAAGGGTACAGATCGTTCAGGGACTTGAACTTGAGCGAATCGCCCTTGCGCTTGAGCAAGCGGATGCGATTGGTCAGGTAAGCGCTGGAAAACGTCCCGATCCGGGTACGGCTCTCATTGAACCAGGCGTTGATCAACACGTCGTAGCGCCCTTCCTCCACCCCCAGCAGCGCCCGCGCCCAAGGCACCTGCTCGAATTCGCTGGTGTAACCGGCACGGTGCAAGGCGGTGGTGACAATCACTGTGGCCAGGCCGCCACCTGGCATACCAGCGTCAGTAAAGGGCGGCCAACTGTCGGCAACCAGACGCAGCTTTTCAGCCTGCGCGGTGTTGAACAGCAACAGCATTCCAAGCAAAGCCAAGGCTCGAAGCGGTGCAGCCATGCTCAAATCCTTTAGTAGACGCGCCATTACGCGTCGTTGATATCGACTGCTTGAGAGGTACCGCTGTCAGCACGTTGGCGCAGGTTACACAAAGATGAAGCCTTAAGGCAGAGACAATGATATCAAATGGCCTTCATTTTGAGTGTGGTCACACCCTGTGTTGACTTATGGCAATTTCGCCCTCGTCCTTGCCGGTAGCATCTGCGATGATCAAGCCAATCAACTGTTCGAGAACCACCTATGTCCATCGACTGGATCTGTAAACATCACAGCGACCTTGGCAAGGAACAACTCTATGCCATTCTGCGGCTGCGCACCGAAGTCTTCGTCGTTGAACAAAAGTGCGCCTATCAGGAAGTCGATGGCCGAGACCTGGAGGGCGATACTCACCACCTGATGGCCTGGCAGGACGACGAGCTGCATGCCTACTTGCGACTGCTCGATCCGGAGTCCCAGGGTGGCGATGTGGTGATTGGCCGGGTAGTCAGCGCAGCGTCGGCGCGCGGTAAGGGATTGGGCCATGAACTGATGGAAAAGGCCCTTGAGCAGGCTGAGAAGCACTGGCCCGGCGTGCCGGTGTACCTGTCGGCACAGGCGCACCTGCAGGACTACTACAAGCGCTATGGCTTTGTGGTGGTGGGCGAGGAGTATCTTGAGGACGATATTCCACATATCGGCATGCGGCGCGGCTAAAAGCATCGCGGGGCAAGCCCGCTCCCACAGCAACTCTGTGGGAGCGGGCTTGCCCCGCGATGAGGCCCTCAAGGATACCCAAGCACCTCACGAATACTGCGCAAATGCTGGATGATCCACTGCTTGTCGATCGCCCCCCAGTCGTGAATCCGGTAATGCCCGGCATGATTACGCGCTCCCGCCTGCTGCTCGAACTCACAGACAATATCCAGGTCGGCCAAGGCCGCGATGGTGTCCTGAGCCGTGCGCCGCGGCATGCCGGTCGCCTCCATCAGCGCCGGCACACTGGCGGCGGTCTGGCTGTCGATCAACCAGGCAACATACAGCCGGCGGTAGAAACTGGTCTTGGTCTTGCTCACGTCCATTGGCAAATCCTTGGGGCTCACGCGCTGCCAGGCAGCTCGCGGTAAGTCAGGTAAACACGCAGGTCGAACTCCAGTTGATGGTAGCCCGGCTGCATGTGTTCGCAGAGCTGGTAGAAGGCTTTGTTGTGCTCGCTTTCTTTCAAATGGGCCAGCTCATGCACGACAATCATTTTCAAAAACTGCGGCGCCGCCTCCCTGAACAACGAGGCAATGCGGATTTCTTTCTTCGCCTTCAGCTTGCCGCCCTGCACCCGCGACACCGCCGTATGCAGGCCCAATGCGCGGTGGGTAAGGTCAAGGCGGTTATCGAACAACACTTTGTCCAGGTTCGGCGCATTGCGCAGGTACTCCTGCTTGAGCCCCTGGACATAGCTGTACAGCGCCTTGTCACTCTGCACATCATGACGCTGCGGGTAACGCTGCTGCAGGTAATCGCCCAGGCGATTGCTGGCAATCAACTGGCGGACCTGATCTTGCAGGGTAGACGGATAGGCTTGCAGGTACTTGAGCGCAGTCATGGTCGCAAAGCAGACGGGTAAAAACGCAGTGTACCCAACTACACCGGATGCCAGTCAAAAAAGCGTGGAAACTCGCTGGCGTGCGCTGCGGTCATCGGGTGCGCCAGTAAAAACCCTTGCACGTACTCACAGCCATTGGCGCGAAGCCAGTGCACTTGTTCAGGCGTTTCGACGCCTTCAGCAATGACACTGATGCCATACGCCCGGCACAGTTCGATCACACAGCTGGCCAGCGCGGCATCCGCTGTCGAGCCCGGTAGCCGCGCGACCAGATGCCGATCGAGCTTGAGCGTGTCGATGGGCAGATCACGCACCATACGCAGCGAACAATCACCGGCGCCAAAATCGTCCAGGGCGATACGCACACCCAGTGTATGCAAGCGGTGCAGCTGTTTCATGGCATCGTCGAGGTTGTAGCGCAAAGTGGTTTCGGCAATTTCCACTTCCAGCTGGGCAGGCTGAAGTTCCTGGCTGAAGATCACCCGCGCCAGCTCTTCCACCAGGTTGGGCATGCTGAACTGCACCTGGCTCAGGCTGATGCTCAGCACCACCCCGGCATCGTAGCGTTCGTACCAGGCCCGGCGTTGAGCCGCCCCGTTCTGGTAGATCCAGCTGGCCAGACGCGTAATCAGCCGGGCCTCCTCCAGCAGCGGGATGAACAGGCCCGGCGGTACGTCCCCAACACTGGGATGACGCCAACGCAACAGCGCCTCGAAGCCCCGCAACCGGCCATCGGCCAAGGCCACCTGGGGCTGATAGACGAGGCTGAATTCCTTGTGCTCGATTGCGCTGCGCACACTGTCTTCAAGCATCAGCCGTGATCGTGCGCGACCGTTCAGGTCCTGATCGTAATACCGATATTGCTGGCGGCCCGACTGCTTGGCTGCATACATCGCAGCATCCGCGGCCCGCAGTAGCCCGTCCAGACTGGACCCGCACTCGGGATAAGTGGCGATCCCGATGCTGACCCCAAGCGTTACTTCCAGCCCGTCGATTTCCTGGTAGATCGACATGCGCTCAATCAGTTTTTCGGCAAAACGCGCAGCTTGTTCGGGGCAATCCAGGGCGTCGAGCAGCGCGGTGAATTCGTCGCCACCCATGCGCGCAAGAATCGCGCAGGAGCCCAGGCAATCCTTGAGCTGCTCGGCGACCCAGTTGAGCACCCGGTCACCGGCTTCGTGCCCCAGTGAGTCATTGATGCGTTTGAACCCGTCCAGGTCCAGGAACAACAAGGCCTGGGGCCGGTCTGCGCGCTCGTTGCGCAGCAACGCACTTTCAGCCGCCTGATAGAAACCACGTCGATTGAGCAGACCGGTCAACGGATCGGTGATTGCCTGGTACTCGAGTTGCTGATGCAGATTGCGCACCACCGACATATCCAGCACCGTAATCACCAACGCCCGCTGCTCGCTGGGTAACGGCGCACACGACAGGGCCACCGGGATCGGATGTCCCCCGGCCGTACGCAGGACAGCATCGTGAGTACGCAGGGTGTCCCGCGCCAGATAAGCTTGGTAAAACGCCGACTCACGCCACACAACCGACCCGGGTGACTGCACGAAATCCAGCACCCCCTTGCCCTGCAGATGTTCGAACGATGCATCCAGCAAACTGGAAATGGCCGGGTTGGCAAAGCGGATCAGGCCGTCTTCGGCCACCACCAGGATGCCCTCGGCGGCGTTTTCCAGCACCGATGCGTTGAATGCCCGCTCGGCCTCCAGGTCATGGCTCAGGCGCTGCAGCGAACGCCGGTTGCGCTGTTGCTCCAACAAGGCCTGGACCTTGGGCTTGAGGATCTGCGGGTCGAAGGGCTTGAACAGATAGTCCACCGCGCCACTGGCATAACCCTTGAGCACAGCCGCCTGGGACTGCTCATTGGCGGTCAGGAAAATGATCGGGGTAAGCCGCGTACGCTGGCTGCCGCGCATCAGGCGGGCGACTTCGAAGCCATCCATGCCCGGCATCTGCACATCCAGCAGCACCAGGTCGACCTCGTGCTCAAGCAACGCGCTCAGGGCTTCCGTTCCGGAGCTTGCTGTGAGCACTTGCCAGTCCTGACGGGCCAGCAGGGCACGCATGCTGATCAGATTTTCAGGGTAATCATCGACGACCAGCAAAACCGAGCCGCCATCGTTTGTGTGAGGTTGCGCGCAATCCATGCTGCTTCTCTTGTGAAACTGACATCGAATTTCGGTCGAAACCCGAAACTAACTCTAGACCTGGCTGCCATAAATCTGAAGTCATCAGATTGCCATCATCCGTGGAAAGTTCCGTAAGCCGACTAACGGTCTGTCTACTCAGGCCAATACCACCCTGTACTTGGCGCGAGGGGCATAAAAAAACCCGCATCGCTGCGGGTTTTTCCTAGCCCGGGTCTTAGTTGACCTTGGCGGACAGCTCACCCTTGAGGTAACGCTGGAACATGCCTTCCAGGGAGATCGGCTTGATCTTGGAAGCATGGCCGGCAGTACCGAAGGCTTCATAACGGGCGATGCACACATCGCGCATGGCCGTTACGGTGGCACCGAAGAACTTGCGCGGGTCGAACTCGCTCGGGTTCTGCGCCATCAGGCGGCGCATGGCACCGGTGGAGGCCAGACGCAGGTCGGTGTCGATGTTGACCTTGCGCACGCCGTGCTTGATGCCTTCGACGATTTCTTCAACCGGCACGCCGTAGGTTTCTTTGATGTCGCCGCCGTACTGGTTGATGATCGCCAGCCAATCTTGCGGAACCGAGGAAGAACCGTGCATCACCAGGTGGGTGTTAGGAATGCGCTTGTGGATTTCCTTGATACGGTCGATCGCCAGGACATCACCGGTAGGTGGCTTGGTGAACTTGTAGGCACCGTGGCTGGTGCCGATGGCGATCGCCAGGGCATCGACCTGGGTCTTCTTGACGAAGTCCGCGGCTTCTTCCGGGTCAGTCAGCATCTGGCTGTGGTCCAGTACGCCTTCAGCGCCGATACCGTCTTCTTCACCGGCCATACCGGTTTCCAGCGAGCCCAGGCAGCCGAGCTCACCTTCTACGGAAACGCCACAGGCGTGAGCCATGGCCACGGTCTGCTGGGTGACACGGACGTTGTACTCGTAGTCGGTCGGGGTCTTGCCGTCTTCGCCCAGCGAGCCGTCCATCATCACCGAGCTGAAGCCCAGCTGGATCGAACGCTGGCAGACGTCAGGGCTGGTACCGTGGTCCTGGTGCATGCACACCGGGATGTGCGGGAATTCTTCGATGGCCGCCAGGATCAGGTGGCGCAGGAACGGCGCGCCAGCGTATTTGCGAGCACCGGCCGAAGCCTGGACAATCACCGGGGAGTCGGTCTTGTCGGCGGCTTCCATGATGGCGCGCATCTGCTCGAGGTTGTTGACGTTGAAAGCTGGTACGCCGTAACCGAACTCGGCGGCGTGGTCCAGCATCTGGCGCATGCTAATGAGTGCCATTGTGTATCTCTCTCCCGACAAGCGTCGTTTTAATCGTGCAAGCCTGCCGCAGTGGCGGTTGCTATTCAAGTAGTGTGGGCCGCCATCACGCGGCCCGGCCAGTCACGGCGCCTTGCAGCCCCGCCCTATCAAATCGTTGGTGGCGACCCAGTACACCAGGCCTTCGTCACCTTTGCTGTGAAACGCCAGCACGCCATCGCTGTACAACGAGCCCGAGGCGCCCGGTTCGGCGTTGAGCCGGTAAACCTGATCACCGCCACCCAGACGGACGTCCAGGCTTTGCTGACTGCTGTCGGCAAAGCGCCAGAGCACTTCGGCCTGGCTGTCACACACCCAGCGCGTCCAGTTGTCTGACGGCGCCGACGCCGGTGAAGACGTGAAGCTTGCGCATCCGCCCAGTACTGCCAGGGCCATCAAGGCCACGACACCTTTCATCCAATATCCTCTAGCAGACCACAAACTGGCCGGTAGGTTGCCATCAACCGATCAAGGGCAACCCTGAGCCCGGCGCTGATGTTCGTCGTCATACTTTTCCAGGCCATCCGGGCCGAGCCGCTTGTTGATCACCGGGACGGTTTCCGCCTGCCATTCAGACTGATAGCAGCCGCCTTTCGGCGCACCGGGCTTATCGGCCGAAGGCCCCGGGGTGCTCGAGCAAGCGCCGAGCATCCCGACCAGGACAAACACAGGCAATCGCTTGACCATCAGGTCGCTCCCTTTGCCAGGCGCTGAGCGGATCAGGCCTTGGCCCGTTGTTCCAGTACTTCCACGGCTGGCAGGACCTTGCCCTCGACGAACTCGAGGAATGCACCGCCACCGGTAGAAATGTAGGAGATTTGCTCGGCAACGCCATATTTGTCGATAGCCGCCAAGGTATCGCCACCACCGGCGATGGAGAATGCAGCGCTTTCGGCGATCGCCTGGGCCAGCACCTTGGTGCCGTTACCGAACTGGTCGAACTCGAACACACCAACCGGCCCGTTCCACAGGATGGTTTTCGACGACTTCAGCAGCTCGGCGAAATTGGCCGCGGTTTGCGGGCCGATGTCGAGGATCATGTCGTCTTCGGCAACATCAGCCACCAGCTTGACGGTGGCGGCGGCGCTTTCAGCGAACTCCTTGGCAACCACCACGTCCACCGGTAGCGGAACGTTGACCTTGGCGGCGATGGCCTTGGCGGTGTCGATCAGGTCCGGCTCGTACAGCGATTTGCCGACGGGGTGACCAGCAGCGGCCAGGAAGGTGTTGGCAATACCACCACCGACGATCAGCAGGTCGCAGATCTGGCTCAGGCTGTTCAGGACATCGAGCTTGGTCGACACCTTGGAGCCGGCAACGATGGCCGCCATTGGCTTGGCCGGGGCTTTCAGGGCCTTGCCCAGGGCGTCCAGCTCGGCAGCCAGCAGCGGGCCTGCGGCAGCGACTTTGGCGAACTTGGCGACGCCATGGGTCGAGCCTTCGGCCCGGTGAGCGGTGCCGAAAGCGTCCATCACGAACACGTCGCACAGGGCAGCATACTTCTGCGCCAGCTCGTCGGCGTTCTTCTTCTCGCCTTTGTTGAAGCGTACGTTCTCGAACAGCACGATGTCGCCGGCCTTGATCTCGACACCGTCGAGGTACTCGGCAACCAGCGGTACTTCGCGGCCCAGGGCCTTGCTCAGGTAGTCGGCAACCGGCTTGAGGCTGTTCTCGGCCGAGAACTCGCCTTCAGTCGGGCGGCCCAGGTGCGAGCAGACCATCACGGCCGCGCCTTTTTCCAGCGCCAGCTTGATGGTCGGCAGCGAAGCCAGGATACGCGCATCGCTGGCAACCACACCGTCCTTCACAGGGACGTTGAGGTCTTCGCGGATCAGTACGCGCTTACCTTGCAGATCGAGGTCGGTCATCTTCAACACGGTCATGAATGCAGTCCTTCAGGGCTGTTTACAAGTGGAGCGGGTTTGATTGACGACGTGCAGAAAATGATCGGCAACGTCGAGCATACGGTTGGCAAACCCCCATTCGTTGTCGAACCAGGCCAGCAGGTTGACCAGCCGGGGGCCGGAAACGCGGGTCTGACTGGCATCGACAATTGCCGAATGGGGGTCATGGTTGAAATCACAACTGGCGTGCGGCAGTTCAGTGTAGGCCAGCAAGCCCTTGAGCGGTCCGCTCAGGGCCGCATCACGCAACACCTGGTTGACCTCGGCCGCGCTGGTGTCGCGAGCGGTCTGCAAGGTGATGTCCAGGCACGACACGTTGACGGTCGGCACGCGTACGGCTTTGGCCTGAATTCGCCCGGCAAGTTCCGGGAGCAGGCGCTCGATACCGCGGGCCAGCCCGGTGGACACCGGAATCACCGACTGGAACGCCGAGCGGGTACGGCGCAGGTCTTCGTGGTGATAGGCATCGATGACCGGCTGATCGTTCATCGCCGAGTGAATCGTGGTGATCGACACGTACTCAAGGCCAAAGGCCTGGTCGAGCACGCGCAGCAGCGGCACACCGCAGTTGGTGGTGCAGGAGGCGTTGGAAACCAGGCGCTCGCTGCCATCCAGGCAATCCTGGTTGATGCCGTAGACAATCGTTGCAT encodes the following:
- the epd gene encoding erythrose-4-phosphate dehydrogenase, coding for MPQPRPYKVALNGYGRIGRCVLRALFERGAKAGFEIVALNDLADQASIEYLTRFDSTHGRFPGEVKVDGDCLHINGDCVKVLRSATPEGIDWAALGVDLVLECSGAYNTRADAQRFLDAGAPRVLFSQPMASEVDVDATIVYGINQDCLDGSERLVSNASCTTNCGVPLLRVLDQAFGLEYVSITTIHSAMNDQPVIDAYHHEDLRRTRSAFQSVIPVSTGLARGIERLLPELAGRIQAKAVRVPTVNVSCLDITLQTARDTSAAEVNQVLRDAALSGPLKGLLAYTELPHASCDFNHDPHSAIVDASQTRVSGPRLVNLLAWFDNEWGFANRMLDVADHFLHVVNQTRSTCKQP
- a CDS encoding winged helix-turn-helix domain-containing protein is translated as MDVSKTKTSFYRRLYVAWLIDSQTAASVPALMEATGMPRRTAQDTIAALADLDIVCEFEQQAGARNHAGHYRIHDWGAIDKQWIIQHLRSIREVLGYP
- a CDS encoding putative bifunctional diguanylate cyclase/phosphodiesterase: MDCAQPHTNDGGSVLLVVDDYPENLISMRALLARQDWQVLTASSGTEALSALLEHEVDLVLLDVQMPGMDGFEVARLMRGSQRTRLTPIIFLTANEQSQAAVLKGYASGAVDYLFKPFDPQILKPKVQALLEQQRNRRSLQRLSHDLEAERAFNASVLENAAEGILVVAEDGLIRFANPAISSLLDASFEHLQGKGVLDFVQSPGSVVWRESAFYQAYLARDTLRTHDAVLRTAGGHPIPVALSCAPLPSEQRALVITVLDMSVVRNLHQQLEYQAITDPLTGLLNRRGFYQAAESALLRNERADRPQALLFLDLDGFKRINDSLGHEAGDRVLNWVAEQLKDCLGSCAILARMGGDEFTALLDALDCPEQAARFAEKLIERMSIYQEIDGLEVTLGVSIGIATYPECGSSLDGLLRAADAAMYAAKQSGRQQYRYYDQDLNGRARSRLMLEDSVRSAIEHKEFSLVYQPQVALADGRLRGFEALLRWRHPSVGDVPPGLFIPLLEEARLITRLASWIYQNGAAQRRAWYERYDAGVVLSISLSQVQFSMPNLVEELARVIFSQELQPAQLEVEIAETTLRYNLDDAMKQLHRLHTLGVRIALDDFGAGDCSLRMVRDLPIDTLKLDRHLVARLPGSTADAALASCVIELCRAYGISVIAEGVETPEQVHWLRANGCEYVQGFLLAHPMTAAHASEFPRFFDWHPV
- a CDS encoding GNAT family N-acetyltransferase, with product MSIDWICKHHSDLGKEQLYAILRLRTEVFVVEQKCAYQEVDGRDLEGDTHHLMAWQDDELHAYLRLLDPESQGGDVVIGRVVSAASARGKGLGHELMEKALEQAEKHWPGVPVYLSAQAHLQDYYKRYGFVVVGEEYLEDDIPHIGMRRG
- the yccS gene encoding YccS family putative transporter, producing the protein MSSSSFSQSLRRLWALDKFSYAIRVLIALTGSMLLCWYQDEMSLLIPLFLGIIASALAETDDSWQGRLNALAVTLVCFTVAALSVELLFPYPLIFVCALALASFALTMLGALGERYGAIASATLILSVYTMIGVDQRGGEVSDFWHEPLLLVAGAAWYGLLSVLWQALFSNQPVQQSLARLFRELGRYLKLKATLFEPIRQLDVEARRLELAQQNGRVVAALNAAKEIILHRVGNGRPGSKVSRYLKLYFLAQDIHERASSSHYPYNALTEAFFHSDVLFRCQRLLRQQGVACQQLSESIQLRQPFIYDSGFTQALDDLNASLEHLRMQSNPAWRGLLRSLRALAANLATLDRLLSDASNPDNLADASDSSLLDRSPRNLADVWNRLRQQLTPTSLLFRHALRLPLALSIGYGMVHLIHPTQGYWIILTTLFVCQPNYGATRRKLVQRIIGTGIGLTVGWALFDLFPSPIIQSLFAVAAGVVFFVNRTTRYTLATAAITLMVLFCFNQVGDGYGLFLPRLFDTLVGSLIAILAVFLFLPDWQGRRLNKVLANTLSCNSTYLRQIMQQYAQGKRDDLAYRLARRNAHNADAALSTTLANMLMEPGHFRKEADVGFRFLVLSHTLLSYLSGLGAHRETTLPADVHEQLIDGAGASLANSLDEIAEGLASKLPVAIHSDAEEALAIELEQMPEELEENQRLVQTQLALICRQLGPLRTLAAHLIKDAPA
- the fba gene encoding class II fructose-bisphosphate aldolase (catalyzes the reversible aldol condensation of dihydroxyacetonephosphate and glyceraldehyde 3-phosphate in the Calvin cycle, glycolysis, and/or gluconeogenesis), which encodes MALISMRQMLDHAAEFGYGVPAFNVNNLEQMRAIMEAADKTDSPVIVQASAGARKYAGAPFLRHLILAAIEEFPHIPVCMHQDHGTSPDVCQRSIQLGFSSVMMDGSLGEDGKTPTDYEYNVRVTQQTVAMAHACGVSVEGELGCLGSLETGMAGEEDGIGAEGVLDHSQMLTDPEEAADFVKKTQVDALAIAIGTSHGAYKFTKPPTGDVLAIDRIKEIHKRIPNTHLVMHGSSSVPQDWLAIINQYGGDIKETYGVPVEEIVEGIKHGVRKVNIDTDLRLASTGAMRRLMAQNPSEFDPRKFFGATVTAMRDVCIARYEAFGTAGHASKIKPISLEGMFQRYLKGELSAKVN
- a CDS encoding YgjP-like metallopeptidase domain-containing protein, with the protein product MTALKYLQAYPSTLQDQVRQLIASNRLGDYLQQRYPQRHDVQSDKALYSYVQGLKQEYLRNAPNLDKVLFDNRLDLTHRALGLHTAVSRVQGGKLKAKKEIRIASLFREAAPQFLKMIVVHELAHLKESEHNKAFYQLCEHMQPGYHQLEFDLRVYLTYRELPGSA
- a CDS encoding phosphoglycerate kinase, yielding MTVLKMTDLDLQGKRVLIREDLNVPVKDGVVASDARILASLPTIKLALEKGAAVMVCSHLGRPTEGEFSAENSLKPVADYLSKALGREVPLVAEYLDGVEIKAGDIVLFENVRFNKGEKKNADELAQKYAALCDVFVMDAFGTAHRAEGSTHGVAKFAKVAAAGPLLAAELDALGKALKAPAKPMAAIVAGSKVSTKLDVLNSLSQICDLLIVGGGIANTFLAAAGHPVGKSLYEPDLIDTAKAIAAKVNVPLPVDVVVAKEFAESAAATVKLVADVAEDDMILDIGPQTAANFAELLKSSKTILWNGPVGVFEFDQFGNGTKVLAQAIAESAAFSIAGGGDTLAAIDKYGVAEQISYISTGGGAFLEFVEGKVLPAVEVLEQRAKA
- a CDS encoding MliC family protein gives rise to the protein MKGVVALMALAVLGGCASFTSSPASAPSDNWTRWVCDSQAEVLWRFADSSQQSLDVRLGGGDQVYRLNAEPGASGSLYSDGVLAFHSKGDEGLVYWVATNDLIGRGCKAP
- a CDS encoding substrate-binding periplasmic protein, with amino-acid sequence MAAPLRALALLGMLLLFNTAQAEKLRLVADSWPPFTDAGMPGGGLATVIVTTALHRAGYTSEFEQVPWARALLGVEEGRYDVLINAWFNESRTRIGTFSSAYLTNRIRLLKRKGDSLKFKSLNDLYPYPVAVVRDYAYSPAFDADAQLQKIPVRNFSVAVRMLAAGRVGLTLEDEYVARYFLQRESRSVRDSVEFIDKPLSENTLHILVSLKAPEHQQIVAGFNRAIGEMKADGSYQRLLKHYGF